The sequence below is a genomic window from bacterium.
AATTAAAAAAATTTCCGCCGGCTTCTTCGATAATCGGTTTAATCGCAGCGACATCCCATAAATTCATTTTCGGATCCATCATAATTTCCGCCCGTCCGGTTGCCACCATCATATGACCGTAACAGTCGCCCCACGTTCTCGTAAATTGGCATTCGTGCAAGAGTTTCTGGTACGCA
It includes:
- a CDS encoding inositol monophosphatase, with amino-acid sequence AYQKLLHECQFTRTWGDCYGHMMVATGRAEIMMDPKMNLWDVAAIKPIIEEAGGNFFNWNGRKALHIDDAIACNSKLEAEILELLK